The following proteins are encoded in a genomic region of Synechococcus sp. ROS8604:
- a CDS encoding YdcF family protein, with protein MIDLLSKLFPLALLPLGLSLILLLAGLIGRWPVIAAVVLLWVCSLGLVSQTLWRWLEAPWQRTTAAEAPSAEAIVVLSGGRHPAPGAARVSEWHDPDRFLAGLDLYRAGKAPRLLFTGGASPFRPGQPPEGQRYLREAQQLGIPSGVMASTPPVVNTAEEAVAIRRLLEASGNASVLSTRILLVTSAFHMRHAQRLFERQGLVVEPFPVDFQARGAWAGSLWRDPTQWFPSAGALDGISRAGLSRTGP; from the coding sequence ATGATTGATCTGCTCAGCAAGCTTTTCCCCCTGGCCCTGCTGCCCCTTGGCTTGTCTCTGATCCTGTTGCTGGCTGGGCTGATCGGCCGTTGGCCTGTGATTGCAGCGGTTGTGCTGCTTTGGGTTTGTTCTCTGGGGCTGGTGAGCCAAACCCTGTGGCGCTGGCTGGAGGCACCCTGGCAACGCACCACCGCTGCTGAAGCTCCTTCCGCTGAAGCGATCGTGGTGCTTAGCGGCGGCCGACACCCCGCTCCCGGTGCGGCTCGGGTGAGCGAGTGGCATGACCCAGACCGCTTCTTAGCTGGTCTTGATCTCTACCGCGCCGGCAAGGCCCCGCGTTTGCTGTTTACTGGTGGTGCGAGTCCATTCAGGCCCGGCCAACCTCCAGAGGGGCAGCGCTATCTAAGGGAAGCGCAACAGCTGGGAATCCCCTCTGGTGTCATGGCGAGCACGCCCCCTGTGGTGAACACCGCAGAGGAAGCGGTTGCGATTCGTCGATTGCTGGAGGCATCTGGGAATGCATCAGTTCTATCCACTCGCATCCTGCTGGTCACCAGTGCCTTTCATATGCGCCATGCTCAGCGCCTGTTTGAGCGCCAGGGTCTCGTGGTGGAACCGTTCCCCGTGGATTTTCAGGCCCGCGGCGCTTGGGCCGGGTCTCTTTGGCGTGACCCCACCCAGTGGTTTCCTTCTGCTGGCGCCCTTGATGGCATCTCCCGTGCAGGCCTTTCGCGGACAGGGCCGTAA
- a CDS encoding type II toxin-antitoxin system VapC family toxin translates to MKSVYLDTSVVVASLVNEPGTTTAHGFLEGAIERPWLISSWLETELASALAMQWRRGTIEAEERKRAWKRFQELREAKLRVLQLEAPDFETASQLCLDETATIRAGDALHLAVCMRCRGQLVSFDKAFCAAAANHHVSVELLTCSH, encoded by the coding sequence TTGAAATCCGTCTATCTGGACACGTCCGTTGTGGTCGCAAGCTTGGTCAATGAACCAGGAACAACCACTGCCCACGGATTTCTGGAGGGGGCAATCGAACGCCCATGGCTGATCTCCAGCTGGTTAGAGACAGAACTCGCCTCAGCGCTGGCCATGCAATGGCGCCGAGGCACGATCGAGGCTGAAGAACGCAAACGTGCCTGGAAACGCTTTCAGGAGTTACGTGAGGCGAAACTACGGGTTCTCCAACTGGAAGCACCAGATTTCGAAACAGCGTCTCAGCTTTGCCTTGACGAAACAGCAACGATTCGGGCTGGCGATGCGTTGCATCTGGCGGTCTGCATGCGATGCAGAGGACAGTTGGTAAGTTTTGACAAGGCTTTTTGCGCGGCGGCAGCCAACCACCACGTGTCGGTTGAGCTCCTCACGTGCAGCCACTGA
- a CDS encoding nucleotidyltransferase substrate binding protein — MADVDVRWLQRLENYERALATLQRALTLGVNRPLSELEQQGLIQAFEFTHELSWLLLKDFLVDQGVSGISGSRDAVRQAVVRELLPAGTESTWMAMIRSRNLTSHTYNPALAEEIAQLIANQYGKELKSLQQELRRRAEQSR; from the coding sequence ATGGCAGACGTAGATGTGCGCTGGCTACAGCGTCTAGAGAACTACGAACGGGCCTTGGCCACGCTCCAACGAGCGCTCACTCTTGGGGTCAATCGCCCACTGAGCGAGCTTGAACAACAAGGGTTAATTCAAGCGTTTGAATTCACCCACGAGCTCAGCTGGCTTCTACTCAAAGATTTTTTAGTGGATCAAGGCGTGAGTGGCATCAGTGGCTCCAGGGATGCAGTGCGGCAAGCCGTGGTCAGAGAGCTTCTGCCAGCCGGCACGGAAAGCACCTGGATGGCGATGATCCGCAGCCGCAACCTCACCAGTCACACCTACAACCCCGCGCTTGCAGAAGAGATCGCGCAACTCATTGCCAATCAATACGGCAAGGAACTGAAAAGCCTGCAGCAAGAATTACGCCGCCGGGCCGAACAAAGCCGATGA
- a CDS encoding polysaccharide biosynthesis tyrosine autokinase: protein MTNLSAQPNPQAVEGLLQVDGSDEIDLRELWRALKRRKKLIGVTAAGVIALTCVITAYQRIFRPVYQGSFALLITDPISSDSGNNSGSSSGLNGTVFEELARNTTSNDLPTLIELLQSPLLLSPIAERFDLSENALAGRITITTGGAKRSQAEGILKVSLVGRDKDEDQQLLTALSDTYLKVALQERQQRLADGLNFLNKQAPALEAKTEQIQSEVAAFRIKHSLLEPTAEGGALRQQELALSNQVLALQASRNRLSKVRQEIAYGTLTARGFQEAIGGLGNGLTAGGGVQGLTISDVDQSLLQQLLKVETELAEARSTYLPSSSMVMGLEERINQLKPLLLKNQLEAVDAALNLNQGRLETAQQQEAQLNAQFLKQPALIKQYEALQTRLKLANENLSGLVSARENFQLEIAQRSVPWRVIDPPEINPTPIKPSVPRNLALGTMLGLVAGAGAGLLRDRKDHVFHNPGEVKAEMGELPLLGHVPYVDFFKGVREDKRFLLKELDSETQADVGETERKAARYQRFFYQEAFRNLFTSLRFLNSDKPLRSIALTSSLPEEGKSLVNTLLAKTLAEMGQRVLLIDADLRKPQLHTRLGLNNLRGLSNILTDDSSHWHQALQPIDGYEGWSVMTAGRRPPDPTRLLSSKRMHQLVEDLVSSGEFDLVLFDTPPALGLADAALVAEHCDGLMLLVSLNRVDRSLPKEAINRIRSSGAPLLGIITNAISLQQQVSSAYGYGQYGYGKYGYGGYGYAAYNTTSAYAQYADLDDEDGNTDSASPQPSQRDRNKQTKSLTFRERLKARRSQFMRWLDN, encoded by the coding sequence ATGACCAACCTGTCTGCGCAACCCAATCCACAAGCAGTTGAGGGCTTGCTTCAGGTTGATGGAAGTGATGAGATCGATTTACGTGAATTGTGGCGCGCCCTGAAGCGCCGCAAAAAATTAATTGGTGTCACCGCCGCTGGGGTGATCGCTCTCACCTGCGTGATCACGGCTTATCAACGCATCTTCCGGCCTGTCTACCAAGGCTCGTTTGCACTACTGATCACAGATCCGATCAGTAGTGATTCAGGCAACAACTCAGGCTCATCAAGTGGCCTCAACGGCACGGTGTTTGAGGAGCTAGCACGCAACACCACAAGCAATGACCTTCCCACCCTGATTGAACTGCTGCAAAGCCCCCTACTGCTGAGTCCGATCGCCGAGCGCTTCGATCTCAGCGAAAACGCTTTAGCTGGCCGCATCACGATCACCACAGGTGGTGCAAAACGGTCACAAGCAGAAGGCATCCTTAAAGTGAGCCTGGTGGGCCGAGATAAAGACGAAGACCAGCAATTGTTGACCGCGCTGAGTGACACCTATTTGAAAGTAGCCCTGCAGGAACGCCAACAGCGTCTTGCTGACGGTTTGAACTTCCTCAACAAGCAAGCTCCTGCCCTTGAGGCCAAAACGGAGCAAATCCAATCGGAAGTAGCGGCGTTTCGCATCAAACACTCTTTACTGGAGCCCACTGCTGAGGGTGGCGCTTTAAGGCAGCAAGAACTTGCATTGTCGAACCAAGTGCTTGCTCTACAAGCAAGCCGCAATCGTCTGTCCAAAGTGCGCCAAGAAATTGCCTATGGAACGCTGACGGCACGAGGGTTTCAGGAAGCGATTGGTGGCCTGGGTAACGGCCTCACTGCAGGTGGAGGAGTTCAAGGCCTCACCATCAGCGATGTGGATCAAAGCCTGCTGCAACAACTCCTCAAAGTTGAGACAGAACTCGCCGAAGCCCGTTCAACGTACCTCCCTAGTTCATCCATGGTGATGGGGCTGGAAGAACGCATCAATCAACTCAAGCCCTTACTTCTTAAGAATCAGCTCGAGGCTGTAGATGCAGCCCTCAATCTCAATCAAGGTCGCCTGGAAACGGCCCAGCAGCAAGAGGCTCAGCTCAATGCTCAATTCCTGAAACAACCTGCTCTGATCAAGCAATACGAAGCCCTGCAAACCCGCTTGAAGCTTGCCAACGAGAACCTCTCTGGTCTTGTCAGCGCAAGGGAAAATTTTCAACTGGAAATTGCCCAACGCAGCGTTCCTTGGAGGGTGATTGATCCCCCTGAAATCAATCCCACTCCCATCAAGCCATCCGTTCCCAGAAATCTCGCCCTCGGCACAATGCTTGGCTTAGTGGCTGGAGCCGGTGCAGGGCTGTTGCGCGATCGCAAGGATCATGTGTTTCACAATCCGGGTGAAGTCAAAGCAGAAATGGGCGAGCTGCCTCTGCTGGGCCATGTCCCTTACGTGGATTTCTTCAAAGGCGTTCGGGAAGACAAACGTTTCCTCCTGAAAGAACTCGACAGTGAAACCCAAGCCGATGTAGGGGAGACCGAAAGAAAAGCAGCACGGTATCAACGCTTTTTTTATCAGGAAGCATTCCGCAACCTCTTCACATCCCTGCGTTTCCTCAACAGCGACAAGCCGCTGCGCTCGATTGCACTGACCAGCTCCTTGCCAGAAGAGGGCAAATCCCTGGTGAACACTCTGCTGGCCAAAACCTTGGCAGAGATGGGGCAGCGGGTGCTTCTCATCGACGCTGACTTACGCAAACCCCAACTTCACACCCGCCTGGGTCTTAACAATCTTCGCGGCTTATCCAACATCTTAACGGACGATTCGAGCCATTGGCACCAAGCCCTTCAGCCCATTGATGGCTACGAAGGCTGGTCAGTCATGACCGCTGGTCGCCGGCCACCCGACCCAACACGCTTATTGAGCTCGAAACGGATGCATCAATTGGTAGAGGACTTAGTAAGCAGCGGCGAATTTGATCTGGTTTTGTTTGACACCCCACCGGCGCTTGGACTCGCAGATGCTGCTTTGGTTGCCGAGCACTGTGATGGTTTGATGTTGCTCGTGAGCCTCAATCGCGTCGACCGAAGCCTTCCCAAGGAAGCTATCAATCGCATCCGGTCCAGTGGCGCCCCCTTGCTTGGGATTATCACCAACGCGATTTCACTACAGCAGCAAGTCTCCTCTGCCTATGGCTATGGGCAATATGGCTACGGCAAATATGGATATGGCGGCTACGGATATGCCGCTTACAACACCACATCGGCCTATGCCCAATACGCCGATCTGGACGATGAAGATGGAAACACTGATTCAGCTAGCCCACAACCCTCTCAACGCGATCGAAACAAGCAAACCAAATCGCTCACATTCCGTGAACGGTTGAAAGCTCGCAGGTCCCAATTCATGCGCTGGTTGGATAACTAA
- a CDS encoding dual specificity protein phosphatase family protein: MVVDPNAMQPIQRFRIDWVLTNELAVGPAPREDWHIQRLKADGIHGVLSLCSLEEAQSPRGFTDQFQCQRIVLPDHRRAEFPSLQQLKSSLLALSELRQQGPVFVHCVAAVERSPLICMAWLVQEQQLNPTEALDYLMQVHPGTNPLPGQLALLHQLSQNRTNQSAP; the protein is encoded by the coding sequence ATGGTTGTTGATCCCAACGCAATGCAACCCATTCAACGCTTTCGAATCGATTGGGTTTTAACCAACGAGCTAGCCGTTGGTCCAGCACCAAGGGAAGATTGGCATATACAGCGTTTAAAAGCAGACGGAATTCATGGAGTACTGAGCTTGTGTTCACTTGAAGAGGCCCAGTCCCCTCGAGGATTCACAGATCAATTCCAATGCCAACGCATAGTGCTGCCGGATCATCGCAGAGCCGAGTTTCCTAGTCTGCAACAACTGAAGAGCTCTCTGCTCGCCCTATCTGAACTGCGCCAGCAAGGCCCAGTCTTTGTGCACTGCGTAGCAGCTGTTGAACGATCGCCCTTGATTTGCATGGCTTGGTTGGTACAAGAGCAACAGCTCAATCCCACGGAAGCGCTCGACTACCTGATGCAAGTGCATCCAGGTACCAATCCCTTGCCCGGCCAGCTTGCCTTACTCCACCAGCTCAGCCAAAATCGGACCAACCAATCAGCACCATGA
- a CDS encoding type II toxin-antitoxin system Phd/YefM family antitoxin: MKRLSVVQAKAQLSALLDAVERGEAVEITRRGVPVARLVQPERRNAPRFELATFLAKIRQQPLHAEADAEELVSALRKGARY, encoded by the coding sequence ATGAAACGACTGAGCGTGGTGCAAGCCAAGGCGCAGCTCTCGGCTTTGCTCGATGCCGTGGAACGCGGCGAAGCTGTGGAGATCACTCGGCGCGGTGTTCCGGTCGCCCGCTTGGTCCAACCCGAGCGCCGGAACGCTCCAAGATTCGAACTGGCGACCTTTCTGGCGAAGATTCGGCAACAACCTCTCCATGCAGAGGCAGATGCCGAAGAACTGGTGAGCGCTCTACGGAAGGGAGCACGGTATTGA
- a CDS encoding asparagine synthetase B — translation MCGIAGLWRDLRADQCPDLETSVIAMAAALSHRGPDDAGVWAEPSAGVALAHQRLAILDLSAAGHQPMASASGRYAIAFNGEIYNHLCLREQVKRSGAIVQPWRGHSDTETLLAAIAAWGLDGALQRCTGMFALALWDRQERRLQLARDRFGEKPLYWGWLDRAGHRVLVFASELAALRACPGASAPAVNPEALAVFFRAGCLPASLSIYAGLQQLPPGHCLEFSNPQQQSDPQPWWDLQEQAAQAFAQQPLLAVNSEEDVLDQLESTLQEVIAEQALADVPLGTFLSGGVDSSLITVLLQAKSKSSSDSPSSMDGASRQRSMSDPAR, via the coding sequence ATGTGTGGAATCGCCGGCCTATGGAGGGATCTAAGAGCCGATCAATGTCCAGATCTTGAGACGTCCGTGATCGCCATGGCTGCGGCGCTGAGCCATCGCGGTCCAGATGATGCCGGAGTGTGGGCTGAACCCAGCGCCGGTGTGGCCCTTGCTCATCAGCGCCTGGCGATTCTCGATCTCTCGGCGGCCGGCCATCAGCCCATGGCTAGCGCCAGTGGGCGCTACGCGATCGCCTTCAACGGCGAGATCTACAACCACTTGTGCCTGCGTGAGCAAGTGAAGCGCAGTGGCGCCATCGTTCAGCCCTGGCGCGGCCATTCCGACACCGAAACCCTGCTGGCCGCCATCGCAGCCTGGGGGCTTGACGGCGCCTTGCAGCGTTGTACAGGCATGTTTGCCTTGGCCCTTTGGGACCGGCAGGAGCGGCGGTTGCAGTTGGCCCGTGATCGCTTTGGTGAGAAGCCTCTTTATTGGGGTTGGCTGGATCGTGCTGGCCATCGGGTGCTGGTGTTTGCGTCCGAATTGGCGGCGCTTCGAGCTTGTCCGGGTGCGTCAGCGCCGGCGGTGAATCCAGAAGCATTAGCCGTCTTTTTTCGTGCCGGCTGCCTGCCAGCCTCCCTCTCGATTTACGCAGGCCTGCAGCAGTTGCCGCCAGGCCACTGCTTGGAGTTCAGCAATCCGCAGCAGCAGAGTGATCCCCAGCCCTGGTGGGATCTGCAAGAGCAGGCAGCTCAGGCGTTTGCGCAGCAACCGTTGCTGGCTGTGAATTCAGAGGAGGATGTTCTCGATCAGCTCGAGAGCACTCTCCAAGAGGTGATCGCGGAGCAGGCCCTTGCCGATGTGCCCCTCGGCACCTTCCTCTCCGGTGGGGTGGATTCCTCGCTGATCACGGTCCTGCTCCAGGCCAAGAGCAAGTCGTCGAGTGATTCTCCGAGTTCCATGGACGGAGCCTCGAGGCAGAGATCGATGTCTGATCCCGCTCGCTGA
- a CDS encoding glycosyltransferase — protein sequence MCFWARANAAACSDKAIKPLYRAAFKARRSTVVFQNADDQETLIRLGITDGERARLIRGSGVDINRFKPSADSAGRFHDPLQVLFPSRPIREKGTAELLQACRSLWADGVELELLVAGALDSGNRSALTPAELAELRANHRIRCLGHIEDMQLVYAASDIVVLPSWREGLSRALIEAAAMERPIITTDVPGCHDVVEQGISGLLVPQRDARSLMLAIRLLLENPDLAKRFGKAARQKVVAEFQVSLVNESTLLQYERVLGTSLKREPLLKGLF from the coding sequence ATGTGTTTCTGGGCACGCGCAAACGCAGCCGCCTGCTCCGACAAGGCGATCAAGCCGCTGTATCGCGCCGCCTTTAAGGCGCGGCGCTCCACGGTGGTGTTTCAAAACGCCGACGATCAAGAGACCTTGATTCGGCTAGGCATCACCGATGGCGAGCGGGCTCGCCTAATCCGCGGCTCCGGTGTCGACATCAACCGTTTTAAGCCCAGCGCAGACTCCGCTGGAAGGTTTCACGATCCCCTGCAGGTGTTGTTCCCCTCGCGCCCGATTCGCGAGAAGGGAACAGCAGAGTTGTTGCAGGCTTGCCGGAGCTTGTGGGCGGATGGCGTCGAACTGGAGCTGTTGGTGGCCGGCGCACTCGATAGTGGCAACCGCTCGGCCTTAACTCCGGCTGAATTGGCTGAGTTGCGTGCCAATCACCGCATCCGCTGCCTCGGCCACATTGAAGACATGCAGCTGGTCTATGCCGCCAGCGACATCGTTGTGCTGCCCTCTTGGCGGGAAGGTCTCTCCCGCGCCTTGATCGAAGCTGCCGCCATGGAACGGCCGATCATCACCACCGATGTGCCCGGCTGCCACGATGTGGTCGAGCAGGGTATCTCCGGTCTGCTGGTGCCTCAGCGCGATGCCCGTTCGCTGATGCTGGCGATTCGCTTGCTGCTTGAAAACCCTGATTTAGCAAAGCGCTTTGGGAAGGCAGCGCGCCAGAAAGTGGTCGCTGAATTTCAGGTGTCGCTTGTGAATGAAAGCACCCTGCTCCAATACGAAAGAGTGCTCGGCACTTCCCTGAAGCGCGAGCCGCTGCTGAAGGGGCTGTTCTAA
- a CDS encoding glycosyltransferase, which translates to METRKICVAGGAGIKSKPALNLWELASRAGCWSRAVRCCPSELMLTPKVLLVANTSWYLYNFRLPLIRDLRGLGIDVALVAPHDAFTSMLEAEGFTVHPWLVARSSVNPLSEAHALVDLLRIYRRETPDLVHHFTIKACFYGTIAAKGARVYRVINAVTGLGHVFLGTRKRSRLLRQGDQAAVSRRL; encoded by the coding sequence ATGGAGACCCGGAAGATCTGCGTTGCTGGTGGTGCTGGAATCAAAAGCAAGCCGGCCCTCAACCTTTGGGAGCTGGCTAGCAGAGCGGGTTGTTGGTCTCGCGCTGTGCGTTGCTGCCCTTCTGAGCTGATGCTTACCCCGAAGGTGCTGCTGGTAGCGAATACCAGCTGGTACCTCTACAACTTTCGCCTGCCTTTGATCCGCGATCTACGCGGCCTTGGCATCGACGTAGCGCTGGTGGCGCCCCACGATGCCTTCACCTCCATGCTGGAGGCGGAAGGGTTCACGGTGCATCCCTGGCTGGTGGCGCGCAGCTCCGTGAATCCCCTCAGCGAAGCCCATGCTCTGGTGGATCTGTTGCGCATCTATCGCCGTGAGACGCCGGATCTCGTACACCACTTCACCATCAAGGCTTGCTTTTACGGCACCATCGCCGCTAAGGGAGCCCGGGTGTATCGGGTGATCAATGCCGTAACCGGTTTGGGCCATGTGTTTCTGGGCACGCGCAAACGCAGCCGCCTGCTCCGACAAGGCGATCAAGCCGCTGTATCGCGCCGCCTTTAA
- a CDS encoding glycosyltransferase: protein MKIGIVCFAWGKDHRGGLETHVSGLAKLLSEYGHQVFIHCINEKGTDNQYNAKGWKEGSLQIDQTNYNYSDTRCLFDFQRVPQAEIILRDWINHNQLDIIDFHHNLFFGIRAVRSCSKLVPTVVTLHDYWCIDPQCSLFDSEHSIIGPDDHDKWEQNSLKSSDQTSKSLESADYYTQIATIKDKNTPRISLKSAWARYSNQMLQYASAIITPSKETASILHQHGMNQKISVVENGLNLSFPRGQLANEISDTSTGEPPGERIRIGILGNVAPHKGQLRFCEALLEGKLQKWLKVELHGPIPDTYQGDQSSQKRIIEIANNYPNLLKLNGPYDKEDLSSIFSQLDVVAMPSLWQEVYGFVAREALAYGLPIIITDAGGLAGLSDHEGVFTLPMAHPEHWGKSLREGLEEGPFFRWTYQRRKGIPMPSDFIPSNQDCARKIENLYQRLIADHSKQFDNSTKPIPGSRPST from the coding sequence ATGAAAATCGGAATCGTTTGCTTTGCCTGGGGGAAAGATCATCGAGGCGGCCTAGAAACACATGTTTCAGGATTGGCGAAACTTTTATCTGAATACGGGCATCAAGTCTTTATTCACTGCATCAACGAAAAAGGCACTGACAATCAATACAATGCCAAAGGATGGAAAGAGGGAAGTCTTCAGATTGACCAAACAAACTACAATTACTCTGATACGCGATGCCTATTTGATTTTCAACGCGTACCTCAGGCTGAGATTATTTTAAGGGACTGGATTAACCACAATCAGCTTGATATTATTGACTTCCACCATAATCTCTTCTTCGGAATTCGAGCAGTCCGCAGTTGCAGTAAATTAGTACCTACCGTTGTCACACTGCACGATTACTGGTGCATCGACCCACAATGCTCACTGTTCGACTCTGAGCATTCAATTATCGGACCCGATGATCACGACAAGTGGGAACAAAATTCATTAAAATCCTCAGATCAAACATCAAAAAGCTTGGAATCTGCAGATTATTATACGCAGATTGCAACAATAAAAGATAAAAACACTCCCAGGATCAGCCTTAAATCCGCATGGGCACGTTACAGCAATCAAATGCTGCAATACGCCAGCGCTATCATCACACCTTCAAAAGAAACCGCATCGATACTTCATCAGCATGGTATGAACCAGAAGATAAGTGTTGTCGAAAACGGATTGAACCTATCATTCCCTCGTGGACAACTTGCGAACGAAATCAGTGACACATCAACAGGTGAGCCTCCTGGCGAACGTATTCGCATCGGAATTCTCGGCAACGTTGCACCCCATAAAGGCCAACTAAGATTCTGCGAGGCACTTTTAGAAGGAAAACTCCAAAAGTGGTTGAAGGTTGAACTTCATGGGCCTATTCCAGATACCTACCAAGGAGATCAATCAAGCCAAAAAAGAATTATTGAAATTGCCAACAACTATCCTAATCTCTTGAAACTTAATGGACCCTACGACAAGGAAGATTTGTCATCGATATTTTCTCAACTCGATGTCGTCGCCATGCCTTCTCTTTGGCAAGAAGTGTACGGCTTCGTTGCCCGAGAGGCTCTTGCTTATGGCCTCCCCATCATCATCACCGATGCAGGTGGTCTTGCAGGACTGAGCGACCACGAAGGCGTTTTCACACTGCCCATGGCCCATCCGGAGCATTGGGGCAAGTCTCTAAGAGAAGGCCTTGAAGAAGGACCTTTCTTTCGATGGACATACCAACGGAGAAAAGGCATTCCAATGCCATCAGATTTCATCCCCAGCAATCAGGATTGTGCCAGGAAGATAGAAAACCTTTACCAACGTCTCATTGCCGATCATTCCAAGCAATTCGACAACTCCACAAAACCCATCCCGGGCAGTCGGCCATCCACATGA
- a CDS encoding nucleotidyltransferase domain-containing protein — protein sequence MNQTDAMTIHGQQYWTQRFAADHARLEQHRQAGMTQAATAADSLRQRWPEIRSVHVFGSILDQRFRDHSDLDLLVEGLPALGLLEAIALAEAAGPLRLDLKRREDLSDGLVKRLLSRSQTL from the coding sequence ATGAATCAAACTGATGCCATGACCATTCATGGGCAGCAGTACTGGACCCAGCGCTTCGCGGCGGATCATGCACGACTCGAGCAGCACAGACAAGCTGGCATGACTCAGGCGGCAACCGCTGCTGATTCACTGCGGCAGAGGTGGCCTGAAATCCGTTCGGTGCATGTGTTTGGTTCGATTTTGGATCAACGCTTCCGCGATCATTCCGACCTCGACCTTCTCGTTGAAGGACTGCCAGCATTAGGGCTTCTTGAAGCCATCGCCCTGGCGGAAGCAGCTGGACCACTGCGGCTTGACCTCAAGCGCAGGGAAGATCTAAGCGATGGTCTTGTCAAACGGCTCTTAAGCCGCAGCCAAACCCTTTAA
- a CDS encoding type II toxin-antitoxin system VapC family toxin — protein MTASTGYLLDSHVLLWWWFDPQRMPEGVLALLSNPETPIVVSSASVWELSIKHHQGKLPELEHAITDLPALLRADGFQILSIAINHALRAGAYCQLHRDPFDRMLAAQAELEQLVLITADSQLSAFPCRQLWEG, from the coding sequence ATGACGGCCAGTACGGGTTATCTGCTCGACAGTCATGTGCTGCTGTGGTGGTGGTTCGATCCGCAGCGAATGCCTGAGGGGGTGCTGGCCCTTCTCTCCAATCCGGAAACGCCGATCGTCGTCAGTTCAGCGTCTGTCTGGGAGCTCAGCATCAAGCACCACCAGGGCAAGTTGCCGGAGTTGGAGCATGCGATCACCGATCTACCGGCCTTGCTTCGTGCTGATGGGTTTCAGATCCTCTCGATTGCGATCAACCATGCCTTGCGAGCGGGCGCCTATTGCCAGCTCCATCGCGACCCTTTTGATCGCATGCTTGCAGCTCAGGCAGAGCTCGAGCAGCTTGTGCTGATTACGGCTGATTCGCAACTCTCGGCCTTCCCTTGCCGTCAACTTTGGGAGGGCTGA
- a CDS encoding polysaccharide biosynthesis/export family protein, which produces MTTLRPMALSVLMAAQALVALPAVALEAEPINAMAAGPNALQANRTFLEEDAYIIGPGDVLELRLFDSPELSGPLEVLNDGSVPLPLIGSVRLTGLTLQQATVWVKTLMGQQLLRPDLQLRVVRPRPIRVALVGQVERPGIYSLTVSETVSTEGGPSTSVSGLPTVVDAIQKAGGITQKANLRDVRLQRRLPGETPQFKQARLNLLDLILEGNQTQNPYLFDGDTVRLGKADETPEEAIELASVNLSPQVIGVNVIGEVVAPGRLELQANTPLVQAVLAAGGAKNWRANRGNVELVRINRNGSATLERFKIDLSQGASNEKNPPLRDGDTVKVNRSGLAKASDAIGAVSEPVSGLVTIWTLLRLVNDGTN; this is translated from the coding sequence ATGACGACCCTCAGGCCAATGGCACTTTCCGTTCTAATGGCTGCTCAGGCGTTGGTGGCACTCCCCGCTGTGGCCCTTGAAGCAGAGCCGATCAATGCAATGGCTGCAGGGCCCAATGCATTGCAGGCCAATCGCACTTTTTTGGAGGAAGACGCTTACATCATCGGGCCAGGTGATGTACTCGAACTGCGTCTTTTTGATTCTCCAGAGTTGTCTGGACCGCTCGAAGTGTTGAACGATGGATCTGTTCCACTTCCGCTGATTGGAAGTGTGCGGCTCACCGGTCTCACCCTTCAGCAGGCAACGGTTTGGGTGAAAACGTTGATGGGCCAACAATTGCTGCGACCCGATTTGCAGTTGCGGGTTGTGAGACCTCGTCCGATTCGGGTGGCCTTGGTGGGCCAAGTGGAACGCCCGGGCATTTATTCGCTCACGGTGAGTGAAACAGTTTCAACAGAGGGAGGTCCATCGACATCGGTGAGTGGTTTGCCAACCGTTGTTGATGCGATTCAGAAAGCTGGTGGCATCACCCAAAAAGCGAACTTGCGTGATGTGCGATTGCAGAGGCGTCTTCCAGGAGAAACGCCTCAATTCAAACAGGCACGTTTGAACCTCCTCGATCTGATTCTGGAAGGCAATCAGACTCAAAATCCCTACCTCTTTGATGGAGACACGGTTCGGCTTGGTAAAGCGGATGAAACGCCAGAAGAGGCCATTGAACTGGCTTCAGTGAATCTTTCGCCTCAGGTGATTGGGGTGAATGTGATTGGTGAAGTGGTGGCACCGGGAAGGTTGGAGTTGCAAGCAAACACGCCTTTGGTGCAAGCGGTGTTGGCGGCTGGTGGCGCGAAAAACTGGCGTGCCAACAGGGGCAATGTGGAGTTGGTTCGTATTAATCGCAATGGCTCTGCAACGCTCGAACGGTTTAAGATTGATCTCAGTCAAGGTGCTTCCAATGAGAAGAACCCGCCCTTACGCGATGGCGACACCGTGAAAGTGAATCGCAGTGGATTGGCAAAAGCGAGTGATGCGATTGGTGCTGTGAGCGAACCAGTAAGTGGTCTTGTTACGATCTGGACCTTATTGCGCTTGGTGAATGATGGTACGAATTAA